From Candidatus Hadarchaeales archaeon, one genomic window encodes:
- a CDS encoding flavodoxin family protein, with amino-acid sequence MLVLGICGSPRQGFTEKVLIRALGWLEEKGFSTHFFTVRGKELGYCRHCDFCLKHGKCALEDDMQGLYPYLQEAKGLILATPVYNGGCSAQLKTVMDRTRALLVSHPDALRGKVGMGIAVGGDRIGGQELALLQIHTFYLLNGVIPISGGALGANLGATFWSRDLPGGVEGEEEGLKSLEKTLKRFAEALRRYG; translated from the coding sequence ATGCTGGTACTGGGTATCTGCGGTAGCCCCAGACAAGGTTTCACGGAGAAAGTTCTGATCAGGGCTTTGGGATGGCTGGAGGAGAAGGGTTTTTCCACCCATTTCTTCACCGTGAGGGGGAAGGAGCTTGGTTATTGCAGACATTGCGACTTCTGCCTCAAGCATGGGAAGTGCGCCCTCGAAGACGACATGCAGGGGCTCTATCCCTATCTACAGGAAGCCAAGGGACTCATTCTCGCCACGCCCGTTTACAACGGTGGTTGCAGTGCACAGCTGAAGACGGTGATGGATAGAACTAGGGCCCTTCTGGTTTCCCATCCCGATGCCCTGAGGGGAAAGGTGGGAATGGGCATAGCCGTGGGAGGGGACAGGATAGGGGGACAGGAACTCGCCCTCCTCCAAATCCATACCTTCTACCTCCTGAACGGTGTGATCCCCATAAGCGGAGGGGCCTTAGGGGCCAACTTGGGGGCCACCTTCTGGAGTAGGGATCTTCCGGGGGGTGTGGAAGGAGAGGAGGAAGGGCTGAAGAGCTTGGAAAAAACCCTGAAGAGGTTCGCGGAGGCCTTGAGGAGATATGGTTGA
- a CDS encoding glutamate--tRNA ligase — translation MELRERILRLALENAIEHGGKALLDPVLRRVAGEFPDLRHRLRELVPLVEEILSEINLLSPEEQRKRLEELGGRAVREKRERRKGLPDLPNVEKYERVVTRFAPNPNGPLHLGHVRAALLSYEYARMYGGKFILRFEDTNPANAKEEMYGMIKEDLEWLGIRWDEEFYQSDRLELYYRMAERLLEEGKAYVCSCKAEEFREKRDRGLPCPCRELPPQEQLERWRGMKEGGYGEEEAVLRLKTDLKHPNPAVRDWPAFRVVEAPHPRVGRKYRVWPLYNFSVSIDDHEMGITHVIRGKEHEVNEERQRFLFRLLGWEYPTVVQYGRLTLAGSKLSKTEIVRAVERGELKGYDDVRLGTLSALRRRGFLPESVRRVILEVGLTPVDSSLSWESLEAQNRKLVDDLALRYFFVPSGVWVKVRNAPELKEVELPLHPSHPERGKRRLPLLYREGCLLVLLSPEDLRNLKEGEVFRLKDLMNVALLSLSPPEAEFRGLELLPGIPKVQWVSGDPVKVKVLKPDGTVEEGWGEPALRGVKVGEILQFERYGFVRVEETGKEISVVFGHR, via the coding sequence TTGGAGCTCAGGGAGAGGATTCTCCGGCTGGCCCTCGAGAACGCCATCGAACATGGCGGAAAGGCCCTGCTGGATCCCGTCCTGAGGAGGGTGGCGGGCGAGTTTCCCGACCTCCGCCACAGGCTAAGGGAGCTCGTACCCCTGGTTGAGGAAATCCTTTCGGAAATCAACCTCCTCTCTCCGGAAGAACAGAGGAAGAGACTGGAGGAACTGGGGGGAAGGGCGGTAAGGGAGAAAAGGGAAAGAAGGAAGGGACTGCCCGATCTCCCCAACGTGGAAAAGTACGAAAGGGTGGTGACGAGGTTTGCCCCCAATCCCAACGGACCCCTCCATCTCGGCCACGTGCGGGCGGCCCTCCTGAGTTACGAATATGCTCGCATGTATGGGGGAAAGTTCATCCTTAGGTTCGAGGACACAAACCCGGCCAATGCCAAGGAGGAGATGTACGGGATGATAAAGGAGGACCTGGAGTGGCTTGGGATAAGATGGGATGAGGAATTTTACCAATCCGACCGTCTTGAACTCTACTACCGGATGGCGGAGAGACTCTTGGAAGAAGGAAAGGCCTACGTATGCTCTTGTAAGGCCGAGGAATTCAGGGAGAAGAGGGATAGGGGACTCCCCTGTCCATGCAGGGAGCTCCCTCCCCAAGAACAGCTGGAGAGGTGGAGGGGAATGAAGGAAGGAGGATACGGGGAGGAAGAGGCGGTGCTCCGTCTGAAGACAGACCTCAAGCACCCCAATCCCGCCGTGAGGGATTGGCCAGCCTTTAGGGTGGTGGAGGCTCCCCATCCAAGGGTGGGAAGGAAGTACCGCGTTTGGCCCCTCTACAACTTCTCGGTTTCCATAGACGATCACGAAATGGGAATAACCCACGTGATAAGGGGAAAGGAGCATGAAGTCAACGAGGAAAGACAGCGCTTCCTTTTCAGGCTTCTCGGGTGGGAATATCCCACCGTGGTACAGTATGGCAGACTCACACTCGCGGGAAGCAAGCTCAGCAAAACCGAAATCGTGAGGGCGGTGGAGAGGGGGGAACTGAAGGGATATGACGATGTGAGGCTGGGGACCCTCTCCGCCCTGAGGAGGAGGGGTTTCCTCCCCGAAAGCGTGAGGAGGGTTATCCTGGAGGTGGGTCTAACACCCGTGGATTCTTCCCTCAGCTGGGAAAGTTTAGAGGCCCAAAACCGCAAGCTGGTGGACGATTTAGCCCTGAGGTACTTCTTCGTACCCTCCGGGGTCTGGGTAAAGGTGAGGAATGCCCCAGAGCTCAAGGAGGTGGAGCTGCCCCTCCACCCCTCCCATCCCGAGAGGGGGAAGCGCCGTCTTCCCCTCCTCTACCGGGAAGGATGTCTCCTGGTCCTCCTCTCCCCCGAAGACCTTCGGAACCTGAAGGAAGGGGAGGTCTTCAGGTTAAAGGACCTCATGAACGTTGCCCTCCTTTCCCTCTCCCCTCCCGAAGCCGAGTTTCGGGGACTGGAGCTCCTACCTGGAATACCCAAGGTACAGTGGGTCTCGGGAGATCCGGTGAAGGTGAAGGTGTTGAAACCGGATGGTACGGTGGAAGAAGGTTGGGGTGAACCAGCGCTTAGAGGAGTGAAGGTGGGAGAGATCCTTCAGTTCGAGCGTTATGGCTTCGTGAGGGTGGAAGAAACCGGAAAGGAAATATCCGTGGTCTTCGGACACCGATAG
- a CDS encoding polyprenyl synthetase family protein yields MNVLEYINKWTPAVERTLNKLLPAGTKPLPLTQASKHLIRAGGKRLRPCLTLACCEVVGGRAEEVLEAAAAFELLHTFSLIHDDIMDHSDFRRGVKTVHRIWGEPMAILAGDALFAKVFEALSLNARRMGLEGRKAADLFQMVSRASFELSRGQAMDMLFSQRPTLREEEYLEMVALKTGALMRASAASGALLGGGTPLQVKRLGEYGENLGIAFQIQDDILGLVGEEDKLGKPVGSDLVEGKRTLVISFALEILKGKERKKLLRTLGNPSATKEEVKEVISLLEERGVLERTRKRALEFSEKARKLLRGFRESEALTFLEELTEFVIERRV; encoded by the coding sequence ATGAACGTACTGGAATACATAAACAAATGGACTCCAGCGGTGGAAAGGACCCTGAACAAGCTTCTCCCGGCTGGGACCAAGCCCCTCCCCCTCACCCAAGCCTCCAAACACCTGATAAGGGCAGGCGGAAAGAGGCTCCGTCCCTGCCTCACCCTAGCCTGCTGTGAGGTGGTGGGTGGAAGGGCAGAGGAGGTTCTCGAGGCCGCGGCAGCCTTCGAGCTCCTCCATACCTTCTCCCTCATCCACGATGACATCATGGACCATTCAGACTTCCGCAGGGGGGTGAAGACCGTCCACAGGATATGGGGGGAGCCCATGGCCATCCTCGCCGGGGATGCCCTCTTCGCCAAAGTCTTCGAGGCCCTCTCCCTGAACGCGAGAAGGATGGGATTGGAAGGAAGGAAGGCCGCCGACCTCTTTCAAATGGTGAGCAGGGCCAGCTTCGAACTGAGTAGGGGACAGGCAATGGACATGCTCTTCTCCCAGCGCCCCACCCTCAGGGAAGAAGAATATCTTGAAATGGTTGCCCTGAAAACGGGTGCCCTCATGCGGGCTTCTGCAGCCTCGGGTGCCCTTTTGGGAGGAGGTACCCCCTTGCAGGTAAAAAGGCTGGGAGAGTATGGGGAAAACTTGGGGATAGCCTTCCAAATACAGGACGACATCCTCGGTCTGGTGGGTGAAGAGGATAAGCTGGGTAAACCCGTGGGGTCTGACCTGGTGGAGGGCAAGCGCACCCTCGTGATTTCCTTCGCCCTGGAGATACTCAAGGGTAAGGAGAGGAAGAAATTGCTGAGAACTCTGGGAAATCCCTCCGCCACGAAGGAAGAAGTGAAAGAGGTAATCTCCCTCCTGGAGGAAAGGGGAGTCCTCGAAAGGACGAGGAAGAGAGCACTGGAGTTTTCAGAGAAGGCTAGGAAGCTCCTGCGTGGCTTCAGGGAATCGGAAGCTCTTACCTTTTTAGAAGAGCTAACGGAGTTCGTAATCGAGCGCAGAGTGTAG
- a CDS encoding MBL fold metallo-hydrolase — protein sequence MLEVLPLGGLGEVGKNMTAVSFGNGYVVVDMGVRLDAIQAFEEANLAKMSLEELVKISAIPDDRPLRKKEVKAILLTHGHLDHIGAVGKLAPFYRCPIYGSPFTLELVRRLVLEEGKKRPEMVPVKPGERVEMGDLEVEFLHANHSIPQTLFVLLREGEHSLLFATDFKLDENPLLGPPTDLEGLKKRVGELEAALVGTVRVDEPGPTGSEAKAREMLEETMERANREGRALLVTTFSSHLARIKSIVEISEGLGRIPVLVGRSMRNYFSVAMELNLAHLPPDLQVYGTPSSIKKFLKKANGSRGDYVLICTGHQGEPTSVLSKIADGRLPFRLQEGDHVIFSASVIPNPINQNNRSILETKLMVYGVKIHRDVHVSGHAARVDTAEFVRALSPKHLLPCHGTPEKLEAMMKLGRELGYGEDRLHFLENGRPLRLAE from the coding sequence GTGCTTGAGGTACTACCCCTGGGAGGATTGGGTGAAGTGGGGAAAAACATGACGGCGGTGAGCTTCGGGAACGGATACGTGGTGGTGGACATGGGGGTAAGGTTGGACGCCATCCAAGCCTTCGAAGAAGCCAACCTGGCCAAGATGAGTTTGGAGGAGCTGGTGAAGATCAGCGCCATTCCCGACGACCGTCCCCTGAGGAAGAAGGAGGTGAAGGCCATCCTTCTCACTCACGGCCACCTAGACCACATAGGGGCAGTAGGTAAGCTGGCCCCCTTCTACCGCTGCCCCATCTACGGAAGTCCCTTCACGTTGGAGCTGGTGAGGCGCTTGGTGCTGGAGGAGGGAAAGAAGAGACCGGAAATGGTACCCGTAAAACCGGGGGAAAGGGTGGAGATGGGGGATCTGGAAGTGGAGTTCCTCCACGCCAACCACAGCATTCCCCAAACCCTCTTCGTGCTCCTCAGGGAGGGGGAACACTCCCTTCTCTTCGCCACTGACTTCAAGCTCGATGAAAACCCCTTGCTGGGCCCACCGACCGACTTGGAGGGCCTCAAGAAGAGGGTGGGGGAATTGGAGGCCGCCCTAGTGGGAACGGTGAGGGTGGATGAACCGGGACCCACGGGGAGTGAGGCGAAGGCGAGGGAAATGCTGGAAGAAACCATGGAAAGGGCCAACAGGGAAGGGAGGGCCCTTCTGGTCACCACCTTTTCCTCCCATCTGGCAAGGATAAAATCCATCGTGGAGATTTCCGAGGGATTGGGAAGGATACCCGTCCTGGTGGGAAGATCCATGAGGAACTACTTCTCCGTTGCCATGGAACTGAACCTAGCCCATCTCCCCCCCGATCTCCAGGTTTATGGTACTCCTTCCTCCATCAAGAAGTTCCTCAAAAAGGCCAATGGTTCCAGGGGAGATTACGTTTTGATCTGCACGGGTCATCAGGGAGAACCCACTTCCGTACTCAGCAAGATCGCGGACGGGAGATTGCCTTTCCGCCTGCAGGAAGGGGACCACGTCATTTTTTCCGCCAGTGTCATTCCCAATCCCATCAATCAGAACAACAGGAGCATCTTGGAGACCAAACTCATGGTCTACGGGGTCAAAATCCACAGGGACGTACATGTTTCAGGACATGCGGCGCGCGTGGACACGGCAGAATTCGTTCGTGCCCTTTCCCCCAAACACCTCCTCCCCTGTCATGGTACCCCAGAGAAACTCGAGGCCATGATGAAGTTGGGAAGGGAACTCGGGTATGGAGAGGACCGTCTGCACTTCCTAGAAAATGGACGTCCCCTGAGGTTGGCAGAATGA
- the fni gene encoding type 2 isopentenyl-diphosphate Delta-isomerase, which yields MTVGSTSERKKSHMEICLRKEVEMIWNTTGFEDIFLIHRALPELSPEEVQLNTVFLGRRLEAPLMILPMSGGHEEGGKLNRLLASIAEEKGLVFGVGSQRAALEEESLADTYRVREVAPKVFLVANLGISQFSEREVEEARRAVEMIGADALSIHLNPLQEVVQREGRPDYRGALAKLRRICAGVGVPVIVKETGAGISGEVARMLERAGAAAIDVSGAGGTSWAGVEALRDPTSAPLGQSFWDWGIPTSVCTAEVAKTVKVPVIASGGIRSGIDAAKALALGADLVGVALPLLRAASKGKKAAEGWIEHFLKELRIAMFLTGCRTVKELKKVPFVVTGRTREWFLSRGLKPERREKSA from the coding sequence ATGACCGTGGGAAGCACCAGTGAACGCAAGAAGTCCCACATGGAGATCTGCTTGAGGAAGGAGGTGGAGATGATCTGGAACACCACGGGATTCGAAGACATCTTCCTGATTCACCGGGCCCTTCCCGAACTCTCACCGGAAGAGGTACAGTTGAACACCGTCTTTCTGGGAAGGAGGTTGGAGGCCCCCCTCATGATCCTTCCCATGAGCGGGGGACATGAGGAAGGGGGAAAGCTCAACCGCCTGCTGGCCTCCATTGCCGAGGAGAAGGGACTCGTCTTCGGGGTGGGAAGTCAGAGGGCAGCCCTGGAGGAGGAGTCACTGGCCGATACCTACAGGGTAAGGGAGGTGGCTCCAAAGGTCTTCCTGGTGGCCAACTTGGGAATTTCGCAATTCTCCGAGCGGGAGGTGGAGGAGGCGAGAAGGGCCGTGGAGATGATAGGAGCCGATGCCCTCTCCATTCACCTGAACCCATTGCAGGAAGTGGTGCAAAGGGAAGGAAGACCGGACTACAGGGGGGCACTGGCCAAACTCCGGAGGATATGTGCTGGAGTGGGGGTGCCCGTGATCGTCAAGGAAACGGGGGCGGGAATCAGTGGAGAAGTGGCAAGGATGCTGGAAAGGGCGGGGGCAGCGGCCATCGATGTAAGCGGGGCCGGGGGGACCTCTTGGGCGGGAGTGGAGGCCCTCAGGGACCCCACCTCCGCTCCCCTGGGGCAGAGCTTCTGGGATTGGGGGATACCCACCTCCGTCTGTACGGCGGAGGTGGCGAAAACCGTGAAGGTACCGGTGATAGCCAGTGGAGGGATACGTTCGGGCATCGATGCCGCCAAGGCCCTGGCCTTGGGGGCCGACCTAGTGGGGGTGGCCTTGCCCCTCCTGAGGGCAGCCTCCAAGGGGAAGAAGGCGGCTGAGGGATGGATAGAGCACTTCCTGAAAGAGCTGAGGATCGCCATGTTCCTCACCGGTTGCCGGACGGTGAAGGAACTCAAGAAGGTTCCCTTCGTGGTGACGGGGAGGACGAGGGAATGGTTTCTCTCCAGGGGACTGAAGCCCGAGAGGAGGGAGAAGAGTGCTTGA
- a CDS encoding isopentenyl phosphate kinase, translating into MKLGGSVITDKEKEFSIRRSAIRRLARELKGKEKIILIHGGGSFGHPLAKRYDLTGGLKSPGQLRGFVEVRRAMERLNLCVLEELVKEGIPAVPIPPSSCCLLEGGEVRVMELRPVKRMLELGLMPVLYGDAVIDLKQGVNILSGDRLAVQLALQLGASRVLFGVDVDGVFTDDPKRNPKAELIKLITPREWEKMKASFTPSGWDVTGGMLGKVMELLKLAERGIEAQIVNASKRGVLERALEGDRSLGTLIRGE; encoded by the coding sequence GTGAAACTAGGAGGAAGCGTGATCACCGATAAGGAAAAGGAGTTCTCGATCAGGAGATCCGCTATCAGGAGATTGGCTAGGGAACTGAAGGGGAAGGAAAAGATCATCTTGATCCATGGGGGTGGATCCTTCGGCCATCCGCTGGCCAAACGCTATGACCTCACGGGTGGACTGAAAAGTCCCGGGCAACTCAGGGGTTTTGTGGAAGTGAGAAGGGCAATGGAACGCTTGAACCTCTGCGTGCTGGAGGAGTTGGTGAAGGAGGGAATCCCCGCGGTACCCATCCCACCCTCCTCCTGCTGTCTGCTGGAGGGGGGAGAGGTAAGGGTGATGGAGCTGAGACCCGTAAAGAGGATGTTGGAACTGGGCCTCATGCCCGTACTCTACGGTGATGCCGTCATAGACCTGAAGCAGGGAGTGAACATCCTCTCGGGGGACAGACTGGCCGTTCAGCTGGCCCTCCAACTGGGGGCTTCACGGGTGCTCTTCGGGGTGGATGTGGATGGGGTCTTCACCGACGACCCCAAAAGGAACCCCAAAGCCGAACTCATAAAACTCATCACACCGAGGGAGTGGGAGAAGATGAAGGCCTCCTTCACCCCAAGCGGATGGGATGTCACGGGGGGGATGCTGGGAAAGGTCATGGAATTGCTGAAGCTGGCGGAAAGGGGAATAGAAGCTCAAATCGTGAACGCCTCCAAAAGGGGGGTGCTGGAAAGGGCCCTGGAAGGGGACCGCAGCCTTGGAACCCTGATAAGGGGGGAATGA
- the amrB gene encoding AmmeMemoRadiSam system protein B, with protein MIRSPAVAGTFYEGERDSLLSQIEWCYTHPHGPGKLPSPQKKEGKILGLVSPHAGYMYSGPVAAHGYYFLASFQPETVVILGPNHTGMGSGVSLSPHRAWRTPLGEVEVDRTLSRSLAEECGMADLDELAHRYEHSIEVQLPFLQHLFGSSFKLVAICMMFQDEKTSEEVGGALAKVLKNKKAVIIASTDFTHYEPQERARKKDEKALKRIVALDWKGLLRTVEEEDISMCGYGPVAAMLRACLELGAKEGKLLKYATSGDTAGPMLEVVGYGSLAVTG; from the coding sequence GTGATACGTTCCCCTGCAGTGGCAGGGACCTTCTACGAGGGGGAAAGGGATTCCCTTCTCTCCCAAATAGAATGGTGTTACACCCATCCCCACGGACCGGGAAAACTCCCCTCCCCACAAAAGAAGGAGGGGAAGATCCTAGGACTGGTCTCACCCCATGCAGGATACATGTATTCGGGACCGGTGGCGGCGCACGGATATTATTTTTTGGCTTCCTTCCAGCCCGAGACCGTAGTGATTCTCGGTCCCAACCATACGGGAATGGGTTCGGGGGTCTCCCTCTCCCCCCACAGGGCCTGGAGGACTCCCTTGGGAGAAGTGGAGGTGGACAGGACCCTTTCCCGCTCCCTTGCCGAAGAATGCGGGATGGCTGACTTGGATGAACTGGCCCACAGATATGAGCACTCCATCGAAGTCCAGCTCCCCTTCCTCCAGCACCTTTTCGGTTCGAGTTTCAAGCTCGTCGCCATCTGCATGATGTTCCAAGACGAGAAAACGAGTGAGGAGGTGGGAGGGGCCCTGGCAAAGGTTCTTAAAAACAAAAAAGCCGTCATCATCGCTTCCACCGATTTCACCCACTACGAACCCCAAGAGAGGGCCAGGAAGAAGGATGAAAAGGCTCTGAAGAGGATAGTGGCCCTCGATTGGAAGGGACTCCTGCGCACGGTGGAGGAGGAGGACATCTCCATGTGTGGGTACGGTCCCGTGGCCGCCATGCTCCGTGCCTGTCTGGAGCTCGGGGCCAAGGAAGGAAAACTGCTCAAGTACGCCACAAGTGGGGACACGGCTGGTCCAATGCTGGAGGTGGTCGGATACGGCTCTCTCGCCGTGACAGGCTGA
- the rpsB gene encoding 30S ribosomal protein S2, whose amino-acid sequence MSEFIEQTGGELLVDQDTYLACGVHIGTRQKTGSMKPYIYKVRPDRIYILDVRKTDAKIRVAAKMLAREKPERILVVSARQYGQQPVLKFCEVVGAKPMVGRFIPGTLTNPSYPGYSEFSLLLVTDPIADSQPLNEASKMGIPVIGLCDTDNETADIDLVIPTNNRGKKALALIYWLLARQVLRERGELAPDAPFPVPLEAFESRVKEVSQ is encoded by the coding sequence ATGAGCGAGTTCATCGAACAAACCGGAGGCGAACTCCTAGTGGATCAGGACACTTACCTAGCCTGTGGAGTCCACATAGGAACCAGACAGAAAACGGGTTCCATGAAGCCCTATATCTACAAGGTCCGTCCCGACCGAATCTACATCCTGGATGTGAGAAAAACCGATGCCAAAATCAGGGTGGCAGCAAAGATGCTGGCCAGGGAAAAACCCGAGCGAATCCTAGTGGTTTCCGCCAGACAATACGGACAGCAGCCCGTCCTGAAGTTCTGCGAGGTGGTGGGGGCCAAACCCATGGTGGGAAGGTTCATCCCGGGCACGCTCACCAATCCCTCCTATCCCGGTTATTCGGAGTTCTCCCTCCTCCTCGTCACCGATCCCATAGCCGATTCCCAACCCCTCAACGAAGCTTCCAAGATGGGCATTCCCGTAATAGGTCTATGCGACACCGACAACGAAACAGCTGACATAGATCTGGTTATCCCCACAAACAACAGGGGGAAAAAGGCGTTAGCCCTCATCTACTGGCTCCTGGCCCGTCAAGTGCTCCGGGAGAGAGGAGAACTGGCCCCCGATGCCCCCTTCCCCGTTCCACTCGAGGCCTTCGAAAGCAGGGTGAAGGAGGTCTCCCAGTGA
- a CDS encoding enolase C-terminal domain-like protein, with protein sequence MRIEEVKGRKILDSRGDLTVEVEVKGGGGVGRGSAPSGKSRGKYEAVAFPSGGVDASLSLLKKELSPKLVGMELDFRKVDAFLREVDGTNNFSRIGGNLAVALSFAVAKAEASAKGLSLHLLLGKKTTLPLPLGNVLGGGAHAEGGRLDLQELLVIPVGARSFQEAAFTNARVHRKVGELLKKKGRFVGGKGDEGAWISPWGSEESLNVVREACEEVEGETGVKMRMGVDMAAGYLYDPKEERYVYPKEGRKLTKEEQMEFAIELVENYDLLYLEDPLCEEDFQGFSTLLRKVGKKCLVCGDDLFATNVERIEKGIEKKAMNAVLIKPNQVGTLSETLEAIELVQEKKLVPVVSHRSGETTDETIAHLAVGKGCPLIKTGAVGGERISKLNELIRLQEEIGGKLAKIGLTGR encoded by the coding sequence ATGAGGATAGAGGAGGTAAAGGGAAGAAAAATCCTCGACAGCAGGGGGGACCTGACAGTGGAGGTGGAGGTTAAGGGGGGAGGAGGAGTTGGGAGGGGTTCCGCCCCAAGTGGAAAGAGCAGGGGAAAATACGAGGCCGTGGCTTTCCCATCGGGAGGGGTGGATGCCTCCCTTTCCCTCTTGAAGAAGGAGCTCTCTCCCAAGCTAGTGGGCATGGAACTTGACTTCAGGAAGGTTGACGCCTTCCTCAGAGAGGTGGACGGTACCAACAACTTTTCGAGGATAGGGGGGAACCTGGCGGTTGCCCTTTCCTTCGCCGTGGCGAAGGCCGAGGCATCGGCCAAGGGTCTTTCCCTCCATCTCCTCCTGGGAAAGAAAACCACCCTTCCCCTCCCCTTGGGAAACGTGTTGGGAGGGGGGGCGCACGCGGAGGGTGGAAGACTGGACCTGCAGGAACTCCTGGTGATCCCCGTTGGGGCGAGAAGTTTTCAGGAAGCCGCCTTCACCAACGCAAGGGTCCATAGGAAGGTAGGGGAGCTCCTGAAGAAAAAGGGAAGGTTCGTGGGTGGAAAAGGCGACGAGGGGGCTTGGATTTCTCCCTGGGGAAGCGAGGAATCCCTAAACGTGGTGAGGGAAGCCTGTGAGGAGGTGGAAGGGGAGACGGGGGTGAAGATGAGGATGGGTGTAGACATGGCAGCGGGCTATCTTTACGATCCCAAGGAAGAAAGGTATGTTTATCCCAAGGAGGGGAGAAAGCTGACGAAGGAAGAACAGATGGAATTTGCCATCGAACTGGTGGAAAACTACGACCTCCTCTATCTGGAAGATCCCCTCTGTGAAGAAGACTTCCAAGGTTTCTCCACCCTCCTGCGGAAGGTGGGAAAGAAGTGCCTGGTATGCGGGGACGACCTCTTCGCCACCAACGTAGAGAGGATAGAGAAGGGTATAGAAAAGAAAGCGATGAATGCCGTCCTCATCAAACCCAACCAGGTAGGTACCCTCAGCGAGACCTTGGAAGCCATAGAGCTGGTGCAGGAAAAGAAGCTGGTTCCCGTGGTCTCCCACCGGTCGGGAGAAACCACCGATGAAACCATCGCCCACTTGGCGGTGGGAAAGGGTTGTCCTCTCATCAAGACTGGAGCCGTGGGAGGGGAGAGAATTTCCAAGCTCAACGAGCTCATCCGCTTGCAGGAGGAGATAGGGGGAAAACTGGCCAAGATAGGGCTCACCGGAAGATAG
- a CDS encoding DHH family phosphoesterase — MKEEIAAFEKKAGEVASLLREKLEGKPIDIFTHADADGISASSLFAMYLYLHDLPFRIKFTRPYGSKEMVELGKSEEKRFFVFLDQGSREIPTLERAVTSRGHEVLILDHHPGQPPQDSRLICLNPHLMGLNGAKEACASSVVYSVVEKMERRLRKGVWLALVGALGDRQELQEGFTGINALLLRRALEEGVVERKEGMKLLDREDVPTPECLRISIRPYLPGISGNSRVSVEIPEKLGLPLSSTLEELGEEGERRLCEALVERLGEEMRGLLWGAVYYLKDRSLPNLRKWAVALDASDTYKRPEIGFAANLGDEEAKKECLLLLQGYQRRMLENMNWFSRNLPNFSISPKARYVKVGREIPSSEMGEMLSLALESRLVEGDRPLIGLAETDEGEVKVSGRATFHLTSLGINIGRVMNEAAKAVGGVGGGHDVSGAAYIPKDRVEDFIREVERCLPQPIQTGRKEP, encoded by the coding sequence TTGAAGGAGGAGATTGCTGCCTTCGAGAAAAAAGCCGGCGAAGTTGCTTCCCTTCTCAGGGAAAAACTGGAGGGTAAACCCATCGATATCTTCACGCATGCGGATGCTGACGGAATTTCCGCCTCCAGCCTTTTCGCCATGTACCTCTACCTGCACGACCTTCCCTTCAGGATAAAGTTCACCCGCCCCTATGGCTCCAAAGAAATGGTGGAACTGGGAAAAAGTGAAGAGAAGAGGTTTTTCGTCTTCCTCGATCAGGGGAGTAGGGAAATCCCTACCCTGGAAAGGGCGGTAACGAGCAGGGGACACGAGGTCCTCATCTTGGACCACCATCCAGGACAACCCCCACAGGATTCCCGCCTGATCTGCCTCAATCCCCATCTGATGGGATTGAACGGGGCTAAGGAAGCCTGCGCCTCCTCCGTGGTTTACAGTGTGGTGGAGAAGATGGAGAGGAGACTGAGAAAGGGGGTTTGGTTGGCTTTGGTGGGTGCACTCGGAGACAGACAGGAACTCCAAGAGGGTTTCACGGGAATCAACGCCCTCCTCCTCCGCAGGGCTTTGGAGGAGGGAGTGGTGGAGAGGAAGGAAGGGATGAAACTCTTGGACAGGGAGGACGTGCCCACTCCGGAATGTCTGAGGATTTCCATCCGTCCCTACCTTCCAGGGATCTCCGGAAATTCCAGGGTTTCGGTGGAAATACCGGAGAAGCTGGGACTTCCCCTCTCCTCCACTCTGGAAGAATTGGGGGAGGAAGGGGAGAGGAGGTTGTGTGAGGCCTTGGTGGAAAGATTGGGAGAGGAAATGAGGGGGTTGCTCTGGGGAGCCGTTTACTACCTCAAGGACCGATCCCTTCCCAACCTCAGGAAATGGGCAGTGGCCCTGGATGCGAGCGACACCTACAAGAGACCGGAAATAGGTTTTGCCGCCAACCTTGGGGACGAGGAGGCCAAGAAGGAATGCCTGCTCCTGCTCCAGGGATACCAGCGAAGGATGCTGGAGAACATGAATTGGTTCTCCAGGAACCTCCCCAACTTCTCGATTTCGCCAAAAGCTAGATACGTAAAGGTGGGGAGGGAAATTCCCTCCTCCGAAATGGGGGAGATGCTCTCCCTCGCCTTGGAATCCAGACTGGTGGAAGGGGATCGACCCCTCATAGGATTGGCAGAAACGGATGAGGGGGAGGTGAAGGTTTCCGGGAGAGCCACCTTCCATCTAACCTCCCTGGGGATCAACATAGGGAGGGTGATGAACGAGGCGGCGAAGGCGGTGGGAGGGGTGGGCGGTGGACACGATGTTTCCGGTGCAGCCTATATTCCGAAGGATAGGGTGGAGGACTTCATAAGGGAAGTGGAACGCTGCCTTCCCCAGCCCATCCAAACGGGGAGGAAGGAACCATGA